The Enterobacter pseudoroggenkampii genome contains the following window.
CACGGCACGACCGCGCGACCTCGCGCGGATGCGTCATGCTTTCCAGCAGTTACCGGAACTCCGTGCACAGCTGAGCGACGTTGACAGCGCGCCGGTACAGAAACTCCGCGAAACCATGGGCGAATTTACCGAGCTACGCGAACTGCTGGAGCGCGCCATTATCGATGCGCCTCCGGTTCTGGTGCGTGATGGCGGCGTGATTGCCCCTGGCTACAACGAGGAACTGGACGAATGGCGCGCGCTGGCCGACGGTGCGACGGACTACCTCGACAAGCTGGAAATCCGCGAACGCGAACGTCTCGGGCTCGACACCCTGAAAGTGGGTTATAACGCGGTACACGGCTACTATATTCAGATCAGCCGCGGGCAGAGCCATTTGGCGCCGATTCACTACGTGCGTCGCCAGACGTTGAAAAACGCCGAACGCTACATCATTCCTGAACTGAAAGAGTACGAAGATAAAGTCCTTACCTCGAAGGGTAAAGCGCTGGCGCTGGAAAAACAGCTTTATGACGAGCTGTTCGACATGCTGATGCCGCACCTGGCCGACCTGCAGCTGAGCGCCAGCGCGCTGGCGGAACTGGACGTGCTGGTGAACCTGGCAGAACGCGCGGAAACGCTGAACTACACCTGCCCGACCTTTACCGACAAGCCTGGCATTCGTATCACTGAAGGTCGTCACCCTGTGGTAGAGCAGGTGCTGAATGAACCGTTCATCGCCAACCCGCTGAGCCTGTCACCGCAGAGAAGAATGCTGATCATTACCGGTCCGAACATGGGCGGTAAGAGTACCTATATGCGTCAGACGGCGCTGATTGCCCTGCTTGCCTATATCGGCAGCTACGTCCCGGCGCAAAACGTGGAGATTGGCCCCATCGACCGCATTTTTACCCGCGTCGGGGCAGCGGACGATCTGGCGAGCGGTCGCTCTACCTTCATGGTCGAGATGACCGAAACGGCAAACATTCTGCATAACGCGACGGAGCACAGCCTGGTGCTGATGGACGAAGTCGGACGCGGAACGTCAACCTATGACGGTTTGTCACTGGCATGGGCCTGTGCGGAAAGCCTCGCGAATAAAATCAAGGCCATGACGCTGTTCGCTACCCACTACTTCGAGCTGACGCAGCTGCCGGAGAAAATGGAAGGGGTTGCGAACGTTCATCTGGATGCGCTGGAGCACGGCGATACCATTGCCTTCATGCACACGGTGCAGGATGGCGCGGCGAGCAAGAGCTATGGCCTGGCCGTCGCGGCGCTGGCAGGTGTACCGAAAGAGGTGATCAAGCGCGCGCGTCAGAAACTGCGTGAACTGGAAAGCCTCTCACCGAATGCGGCGGCGACGCAGATTGATGGTACGCAGATGTCGCTGCTGGTACCGGCGGAAGAGACATCGCCTGCCGTGGAAGCGCTGGAAAACCTCGATCCGGATTCACTGACGCCACGTCAGGCGCTGGAGTGGATTTATCGTTTGAAGAGTCTGGTTTAGTTCTCTGCGGTCTTTTGCCCGGTGGCGCTGCGCTTACCGGGCCTACGGGTTTTGTAGGCCGGGTAAGGCGAAGCCGCCACCCGGCAAAACAGACCGCACGATGTTATCGCCCGGTAAGCGCAGCGCCACCGGGCTTTTTTTACAACAGCGGCGGGATCGTCGGCACCTGAGGCGCCTCATCAATATCCTTCTGCGTCATGCGGAACGCTTCCGGATAATGCTCACGGCTGGTACGACGCAACGGTTCAGTGTCGCGCCAGGTATACAAACAATGCTGGCACTGGTAAACGGTCCAGACCCCTTTTACCGGCGACGTCGCCATCACTTCAATATGCTCATCGGCACAACGTGGACAAATCATCTTTTCCTCCTTATTGGCGTGCTGCCAGCATCGCGGTCAGTTTTTCGGCCCAGGCTTTGGTTTCTGGGAGATCCTGTACCGGCTGGCTATAGTGGCCACGGGTGTCCGGTGCGACAGGCGTAGTGGCATCGATAATCAGTTTGTCGGTAATGCCCGCCGGGCTGGATCCAGGATCCAGTTCCAGCACCGACATGTTCGGCAGTTGCACCAAATCCCCTGCAGGATTCACTTTCGATGACAGCGCCCACATCACCTGCGGGAGGTTGAACGGATCGACATCCTCATCCACCACGATCACCATCTTCACGTAGCCCAGACCGTGCGGCGTGGTCATGGCGCGCAAGCCGACCGCGCGGGCAAAACCGCCGTAACGTTTTTTGGTGGAGATAATCGCCAGCAGACCGTGGGTGTACATCGCGTTAACCGCCTGCACTTCCGGGAATTCTGCTTTCAGCTGCTGGTAGAGCGGCACGCAGGTAGCCGGTCCCATCAGATAGTCGATCTCGGTCCACGGCATGCCAAGGTAAAGGGATTCGAAAATCGGTTTGGTGCGGTAAGAGACTTTGTCGATACGGACAACCGTCATGTTACGGCCACCGGAGTAGTGCCCGGTAAACTCGCCGAAAGGCCCTTCGATTTCACGCTTGCGGCCCTCAATCACCCCTTCCAGGATCACTTCAGAACCCCACGGCACGTCGAAGCCGGTCAGCGGCGCGGTGGCAATAGGGTACGGGCTTTCACGCAGCGCGCCGGCCATTTCATACTCGGACTGATCGTATTTCAGCGGCGTGGCGCCCATCAGGGTGATGATCGGGTCGTTGCCGAGGGTAATCGCAATCGGCAGGTCTTCGCCGCGCTCTTCCGCTTTGTGCAGATGCAGAGCGATATCGTGCATCGGTACCGGCTGCAGGCCGAGCTTGCGCTTGCCCTTCACTTCCATGCGGTAGATCCCGACGTTTTGCTTGCCGAAGTGATCCGGGTCAAGCGGATCGCGCGAGACGACACACGCTTTATCGAGATAAAAGCCCCCGTCACCGTCGTTCAGACGGAACAGCGGTAGAATATCGAACAGGTTGATGTCTTCACCGTCCACCGTATTCTGCGCCCAGGCCGGGTTAGCGCGGCGCTCCGGTGTGACGGGGAATTTATCCCAGCGGCGGATAAACTCGTCGATCTGTTTTTTTACCGGAGTGTTCGCCGGCAGCCCCATCGAAATGGCGTGGTTCTGCCAGGAGCCGATGGTGTTCATCACCACGCGGGCATCGGTAAAGCCACGAATGTTGTCGAACCACAGCGCGGGCGCGCCGTCGCCAATGCGGCCGGTCGCGTTGGCTGCCGCTGCCAGATCGGGCTCAGCGTTTACCTCTTCCTCAATTTTCAGCAGTTGCCCTTGCTCATCGAGCGCCTGGAGGAAGCTTCTCAAATCATCAAATGCCATCTTTATTCTCCTGTGAAAAATGTTTCGCCTCCCGCAGCCCGTTCCAGCGTCGCGCCTTTTTATGCTCCAGACCGAACTGGTCGAGCACGCGGGTCACAATATGCTGGGTAATGTCATCTGCGGTCTGAGGGTGGTTGTAATACGCAGGCATAGGCGGCACCATCGCCACGCCCATGCGGGAGAGCGCAAGCATGTTCTCAAGATGAATGGTGCTGAGCGGCGTTTCACGGGGAACCAGCACCAGCTTGCGCCCCTCTTTCAACACCACATCCGCCGCACGTCCCACCAGCCCTTCGGCGTAACCCGCGCGGATACCCGCCAGCGTTTTCATGCTGCAGGGAATGACGATCATGCCGTCGGTGCGAAACGAGCCGGAAGAGATAGTGGCGGCCTGGTCAGCCGGGCTGTGGACAACGTCAGCCAGCGCAGCGACGTCCTGCGCGGTGTAAGGCGTTTCCAGCTCAATGGTGGTTTTTGCCCACTTAGACATCACCAGATGGGTTTCCACCTCCGGCATGTCACGCAGTGCCTGCAATAAAGCCACACCCAGCGGCGCGCCCGTTGCTCCCGTCATTCCTACTATCAATCTCATTCATCACCTCAATAATTTGTTCGTACACGAACATTATAAATAAGCTACTCCAGGATTGTTTTGCTGACAAGATCGTTCGCATACGATCACACGAATGGCTAAAAAATGCCGCGTTAAAATTGAGAGCAATAGCGGCTATCATAGGGGGAGATTTTTTCCGTCGGAGTGTTCATGGAACTAAGACAAGAGGCGTTCCACCTGTTACGTCAGCTTTTTCAACAGCATACCGCGCAGTGGCAACATGCCTTGCCGGAACTGACCAAGCCACAGTATGCGGTGATGCGCTCCATTGCCGAGCATCCAGGCATTGAACAGGTGGCATTGACTGAAGTCGCGGTCAGCACGAAAGCGACCCTGGCGGAGATGCTCAGCCGCATGGAGGCGCGTGGTCTGGTCAAACGCGAGCACGACCCTGCGGATAAGCGCCGTCGCTTTGTCTTCCTGACGCCAGAAGGGGAAGCCCTGCTTGCAGACTGCAAGCCGGTAGGCAATGAAGTTGATGAGGCCTTTTTAGGCCGTCTAAGCAAGGCCGAACGGGAGCAGTTCTCGGCGCTCATCAAAAAGATGATGCACGATTAATTCACGCTGGTGCGCATAAAATCGATAAAGGTGCGCACTTTCGCTGACACATGCCGGGCATCAGGATACACCGCATAGATACCCTGCCGCGCAAAGGTATATTCCGGTAATACCGGGGCCAGTTTTCCCGCATCAAGCGCACCGCGTACCAGCCATTCCGGCAGTAACGCCACCCCACCGCCTGCGAGCGCAAAAGCCATAAGGGCCTGAGCGCTGTCGGCAAACAGGCGCGGCGCTTGTTTTATCTCCAGTATTTCAGGCGCACCGCTGGCATCTCTCACCTGCCAGCGCAGCGGCGAGGCCAGGCGCTCGTGGATGATCCAGTCGGCTTGCGCCAGCTGCGCAAGCGTTTCTATCGGATGGTTAACGAGCCACCCGGGCGTCGCCACAGGGAGAATAGAAAAGTGCGAAATCAGCGCGGCGTGGTTGCGCGAATCGGCAAGCGTTCCCAGCCGGATGGCCACGTCAAAGCGCTCCGAGATAAGGTCGGCGTGCAGGGACGACGAAGCATGTCGTACGCGAAGATCCGGGTGCTGCTGGCTAAACCTGGCCAGCAGCGGCACCACCACCCGGGAGCCATACTCGGGCGTAGTGGTGATCCGCAGTTCGCCAGTAAGCCCCGCATGGTTCGCGCGGACATCTTCCTGCAGCCGTTCGGCGTCCTTCAGAAGCGCCACGCTGCGCTGATGAAAAAGCGCGCCCGCCTCGGTTAACGTCAGTCGACGGGTGGAGCGCAGCAGCAGCGTAACGCCCAGCTCATCTTCAAGCTGGCGAATATTGAAGCTAACGACCGCTTTTGTCAGCCCCATCGCCTCGGCGGCCGCCGTAAAACTGCCGGTGTCGGCCACCGCGACAAACATCTGCGTCCGCTGCAGGTTAATCATCATCACGCCCTTTACTGTCAAAATATTTTTGACAGTATATCGCGCTTTGTCAGGTTTATCCGTGATTACCGAGCCGATACGATACGCCACCTCACCGGAGGATCCACCATGACGTATCGCAGCAAAGTCGCCGTTGTTTATCTGCTGGGCTTTTTTCTTGATTTGATCAACATGTTCATTGCCAGCGTCGCGTTCCCGGCAATGGCTCACGCCTTTAACGCCACGCCTTCGGCCCTTACCTGGGTTAGTAACGGGTACATTGCCGGCCTGACGCTGGTGATCCCGTTTAGCAGCGTGCTCACGCGCCGCATCGGGCCCAAGCGCGTCATCCTGCTCTCGCTTTTTCTGTTCAGCGCAGCCTCCGCAGCGGCGGGCCTGTCTGCAACGCTTGAAAGTCTGATCGCCTGGCGAATGATCCAGGGCGTGGGAGGAGGCTTACTGATCCCCGTTGGACAGGCGCTGACCTGGCAACAGTATAAGCCTCACGAGCGTGCCAGACTCTCCTCGGCGGTGATGCTGGTCGCGCTGCTTGCCCCGGCCTGCTCCCCGGCTGTCGGCGGCGTGCTGGTGCAGACGCTGGGCTGGCGATGGATATTTTTCGCCACGCTACCGGTCGCTATCGTGACCTTTGTTCTGGCCTGTCTGTGGCTTAAACACGAAAAACCCACGATGAAAGCGGCCAGACTGCTAAACCTGCCCTTGCTCACGGACCCGCTTTTACGTTTTTCCATGCTTGTCTATTTATGCGTTCCTGGCGTATTTATTGGGGTGAACGTCACGGGCATGTTTTATCTTCAGCACGTGGCGAACATGAGCCCAGCCGCAACGGGGATGCTCATGCTGCCGTGGTCCGTGGCATCGTTTATCGCCATCACGGCAACGGGACGTTATTTTAACCGTATCGGTCCCCGGCCGCTGATCGTCATCGGCTGCCTGTTGCAGGCCACGGGTATCCTGCTATTGATTAACATCAGTTCGGCTACGCTGCTGCCTGCCGTTGCGTTTACCCTGATGGGCGCGGGAGGAAGCCTGTGCAGCAGTACGGCTCAGAGCAGCGCGTTTCTGACAACGCGCCGGGAAGAGATGCCCGATGCCAGCGCGCTGTGGAATCTCAATCGTCAGCTGAGCTTTTTTGCCGGTGCCCTGCTGCTTGCCCAAGTGCTGAACCTGGCTCAGGCGTGGCTGCCACCGCTCGCCGCCTGGCACGGGATGTTTATTTTTGCAGCAGGCATGACCTTGCTGCCTGTACTGTATGTTTTTCGTCTTAACAATTCGCAGGTGCTCACCCAGCTGCGACAGGAGAATTCATGACGCCTTTCGAACACGACATTATCGACCTCCACATTGCGCTTGAAGACTGGTTAGGCAAAGGTGAAGGTGATTCCGACGCCCTGCACGCCCGTTTTCGTCCCGATTTTCTGATGATCCCGCCGGGCGGCGTTCATATCGACTATGACGGCCTTGTCAGCTTTCTGGAAAAACAGCGCGGAAGCCGTCCCGGACTGAAGATCGTCATTGATGAATTAACTACGCGCCAGGCGTGGCCTCACGGCGCGGTACTCCATTACCGGGAGACGCAAACCCGGCCGGACCAGCCCGTTAACGTGCGCTGGTCAACCGCAGTGCTCAACCAGGAAGGCGATCGGATAGTGTGGCGTCTGCTGCACGAGACGGCGACGCAACCGTAACACAAAAGAAAAAGGCCCGTCTCACGACGGGCCTTTTTGACGAAAGGTAGCTTATTCGCGGAACAGCGCTTCGATATTCAGACCTTGCCCCTGCAGGATTTCACGCAGGCGGCGCAGACCTTCAACCTGAATCTGACGAACACGTTCACGGGTCAGGCCAATTTCGCGGCCGACGTCTTCCAGTGTCGCAGCTTCATACCCCAGTAAACCGAAACGACGTGCCAGCACTTCACGCTGTTTGGCGTTCAGTTCGAACAGCCATTTGACGATGCTCTGTTTCATGTCATCGTCCTGCGTGGTGTCTTCCGGGCCGTTGTCTTTTTCATCGGCCAGGATGTCCAGCAGCGCTTTTTCGGAGTCGCCACCCAGCGGGGTGTCAACGGAGGTAATGCGCTCGTTGAGACGCAGCATACGGCTTACGTCATCAACCGGTTTATCGAGTTGTTCGGCAATTTCTTCTGCGCTTGGCTCGTGGTCCAGTTTATGGGACAACTCGCGCGCGGTGCGCAGATAAACGTTCAACTCTTTGACGATGTGGATCGGCAGGCGGATCGTACGGGTCTGGTTCATAATAGCCCGTTCGATGGTCTGACGAATCCACCAGGTCGCGTAGGTTGAGAAACGGAACCCGCGTTCCGGGTCAAACTTCTCAACTGCGCGGATGAGACCCAGGTTGCCCTCTTCAATCAGATCCAGCAGAGCCAGACCACGATTGCCGTAACGGCGGGCAATTTTCACGACCAGTCGCAGGTTACTTTCAATCATGCGACGACGCGAGGCGACATCACCACGCAAAGCACGACGTGCGAAATAGACTTCTTCTTCGGCCGTTAGCAGTGGGGAGTAACCAATCTCCCCAAGGTAAAGCTGAGTCGCGTCCAGTACACGCTGTGTGGCACCCTGCGATAACAGCTCTTCTTCAGCCAAATCGTTATCACTGGGTTCCTCTTCTACTAAGGCTTTTTCGTCAAAAGCCTCTACTCCGTTCTCATCAAATTCCGCGTCTTCATTTAAATCATGAACTTTCAGCGTATTCTGACTCATAAGGTGGCTCCTACCCGTGATCCCTGAACGAGACACCCTGGCTGGCATGCCCCGTCAAATTATCGCTGCGGCAAGTACTGCAGCGGGTTTACGGATTTCCCCTTGTAACGAATTTCAAAATGCAAGCGTGTAGAACTGGTTCCGGTGCTACCCATGGTAGCGATTTTTTGCCCCGCCTTAACTTCTTGTTGTTCCCGGACCAGCATTGTGTCGTTATGGGCGTAGGCACTCAGGTAATCATCGTTATGTTTGATGATAATAAGATTACCGTAACCGCGCAGAGCGTTACCGGCATACACAACGCGTCCGTCTGCGGTCGCGATGATAGCCTGTCCTTTACTCCCTGCGATATCGATCCCTTTATTTCCCCCTTCGGAGGAAGAGAAGTTTTCGATAACCTTGCCGTCAGTTGGCCAGCGCCACGCAGAAATCGGCGAACTGGAGGTCATACTGCTGGCAGTCGGTTCAGTAGAGCTAACCACAGGTGCCGTAACCGGTGCTGTGACAGCAGTCGCAGTCCCTTTATTATTCGGCAACATTTTGTTAGCAGTCTGATCACCTGAATCCTCAGAATACGTAATTACAGGTTGTGAAGCAACCACCGTGGTGGATTTTTGTGCAGGCTTAACGCTGTTATTCTGCGCCGTCACATCGGCCGCTGAAACGGTGTTGCCAGGGGTCAGCGGCGTGCCCGTCGCGTTACCCACCTGGAGCGTTTGCCCGACTTCCAGACCGTATGGGGCCTGGACGTTATTGCGCTGCGCGAGGTCACGGAAATCGTTCCCGGTGATCCACGCAATGTAGAACAGCGTATCGCCGCGTTTCACGGTATAGGTGCTGCCACCGGTGTAGCTGCCTTTCGGAATGTTCCCATACTGGCGGTTATAGACTATGCGGCCATTTTGGGTCTGAACAGGTTGTTCAACTGGCTGAACCTGCATTGGCTGTGTAACAGGATGTTGCACAGGCTGAATTTGTGGCGTTTTCTGCGGCGCAGCCGTTCCCATTTTAGGTGGCGGCGTGATTAACATTCCGCTGGACGTGTTACCGGAGCCGCTGTTTCCGCCGACGGAACTGACGGGCGCAGGCGCGTTGTTAGAACTTGTACAACCTGCCAGCCAGAGCGAAACCAGTGATAATGCCGCAACACGGCTGATGGTGAATTTAGGGCTTCCCGCGCTCATTTATCCCCCAGGAATGTGTTAACTACCAGTGACTTAAAATTTACCGTGATGGCACGAATCTTTCGCGCCACACCATACGCTGAATTTGCCTTAATAACCCTGGATAATTCCGAGTCTCAGGCCAACTCCCCCTTCACCAGAGGCACAAAGCGCACGGCTTCCACGGTGTCGATAATATACTCGCCGCCGCGCCGACGAACGCGCTTCAACAGCTGCTGCTCGTCCCCGACAGGCAGAACCAGAATGCCCCCCTCATCCAGCTGCGATAACAGGGCAGCTGGAATTTCAGGCGGGGCCGCCGTCACGATGATGGCGTCAAACGGGGCGCGAGCTTTCCAACCCTGCCATCCATCACCGTGTCGTGTCGAAACATTATGTAAATCAAGTTGTTTCAGGCGACGACGCGCCTGCCACTGTAAACCTTTAATCCGCTCAACGGAGCATACATGGTGCACCAGATGCGCCAGGATCGCAGTCTGATACCCCGACCCGGTGCCAATCTCCAGCACGCGGGAGTCGGGCGTCAGCTCCAGCAGCTCCGTCATCCGCGCTACCATATAAGGCTGCGAAATCGTCTGGCCCTGCCCGATGGGCAGCGCCACGTTTTCCCACGCTTTGTGTTCAAACGCCTCGTCTACAAATTTCTCACGCGGAACCTGAGCAAGCGCTTCAAGCACGTGCTCGTCGCGGATCCCCTGCGCGCGGAGTTGTTCCAGAAGAGTTTGTACACGTTTGTTTACCATTGCGCGTTCACTCCTGCGCGATCCAGCCAGCCCGACACCACATCATGCGCGCTATACGCGGTTAAATCTACGTGCAGCGGGGTAACCGAAACATAGCCTTCTTCTACGGCGGCAAAGTCGGTATCTGGCCCCGCATCGCACTTATCGCCAGGAGGGCCAATCCAGTAAAGCGTGTTGCCGCGCGGATCCTGCTGCGGGATCACCTGATCGGCAGGATGTCGGCTTCCGCAACGGGTGACGCGAATGCCTTTAATTTCATCGAGAGGAAGATCCGGCACGTTGATGTTGAGGATGCGCCCGGTACGCAACGGCTCGCGGCCGAGCGCCCGCAGGATCGAACAGGTCACCGCAGCGGCGGTGTCGTAGTGCGTGTAGCCGTTCAACGAGACCGCCAGCGCCGGGAAGCCCAGATGGCGCCCTTCCATTGCGGCCGCCACGGTACCGGAGTAAATCACGTCATCGCCGAGGTTAGGACCGGCGTTAATGCCGGAGACAACGATATCCGGACGCGGACGCATCAGCGCGTTCACGCCCAGAAAAACACAGTCGGTTGGCGTGCCCATCTGCACGGCAATATCGCCATTTTCAAAGGTAAAGGTGCGAAGCGACGACTCCAGCGTCAGCGAGTTAGACGCTCCACTGCGGTTACGATCGGGTGCCACGACCTGCACATCCGCAAATTCACGGAGGTGTTTCGCCAGGGTCTGAATACCCGGCGCGTGGATCCCGTCATCGTTACTCAGCAATATTCGCATAATCACCCGAGGTGTTGATAAGTTCCCTGACAACACTGGTGGCAAAGCTACCTGCCGGCAGCCAGAAGCGTAACTCGACGGTTACGTCATCCCACCAGTTCCAGCTTAACTGCTGCGGATAGAGCAGCATTGCGCGGCGTGCCGCGTCGACTTTTTCCCGCACCAGCAAGGATTGCAGTTCTGGCGCATCCGCTACGGCTGCTTGCTCGGCGGCCAGCGCGTCGCCCTGTGTTCCCCAGTCGCCCGTACCGGGCAGCGCGGCGGTAATCATCAGCGCTTTTGCGTCCACGCGCGACTGCACATCGGCCATTTCTTCGGCCGTTGCCACAAACCAGCTTCCGCGTCCCGCTAATTGTAGCGCATCGCCAACAACAACTTGATTCGCGTCCGGTTTTTTCAGCCTTTCGCTCACAATCTGATTAAACAACGCACTGCGGGCCGCCGACAACCAAAAACTGCGTTTATTCCTGTCCCGCACCGGTGCATCGCTTTGCGCCCAGCGCAGCGCACCCTGCAGGTTGCTGCCGCCAATACCAAAGCGCTGCGCGCCAAAGTAGTTCGGCACGCCGCGTTCACTGATAGCGTTCAGACGTTTTTCAACGTCTTCGCGGTGGGTCACTTCCCGCAGCACCAGCGTAAAGTCGTTACCCTTCAACGCCCCCAGACGCAGTTTGCGCTTGTGGCGAGCGAATTCCAGTACCTTACAACCCTCAAGCTCAAATTTGCTTAAATCAGGCATCGTATTACCGGGAACGCGCGCGCAGAGCCACTGTTCAGTGACGGCGTGTTTATCTTTCTGCCCGGCAAAGCTCACTTCGCGGGCATGAATTTTAAGGAATTTTGCCAGCGCGTCGGCCACAAAGCGGGTATTGCAGCCATTTTTCAGAATACGCACCAGGATATGTTCGCCTTCGCCATCCGGCTCAAAGCCCAGATCCTCTACCACGAGGAAGTCTTCAGGGCTGGCTTTCAGCACCCCGTTCCCCTGCGGTTTACCGTGCAGGTATGTCAGGTTGTCGAAGTCTGTCATTTGCTCGCCTTCACCAGCAGCGCCACGGCTTCACAGGCAATCCCTTCGCCACGCCCGGTAAAGCCCAGCTTCTCGGTCGTCGTCGCTTTCACGTTCACGTCGTCCATATGGCAGCCCAGATCTTCTGCAATAAACACGCGCATCTGCGGAATGTGCGGCAGCATTTTCGGGGCCTGGGCAATAATCGTCACGTCGACGTTGCCGAGGGTGTAACCTTTCGCCTGAATGCGACGCCACGCTTCGCGCAGCAGTTCGCGGCTGTCCGCGCCTTTAAATGCCGGGTCGGTGTCCGGGAACAGCTTGCCGATATCACCCAGCGCGGCAGCGCCCAGCAGCGCGTCGGTCAGCGCATGCAGCGCCACGTCGCCATCAGAATGTGCCAGCAGTCCTTTTTCATAAGGAATGCGCACGCCGCCAATGATAATTGGGCCTTCTCCGCCAAAGGCGTGTACATCAAAACCGTGTCCAATTCGCATTATGCCTTCTCCTGATGGGTCGAACGGGTAAGATAGAATTCCGCGAGCTGTAAATCTTCCGGACGCGTCACTTTAATATTATCAGCGCGTCCTTCAACAAGCTCAGGGTGGAAACCGCAATATTCCAGCGCAGAGGCTTCGTCCGTGATGGTTGCACCTTCTCTAAGCGCACGCGTTAAGCAGTCGTGGAGTAATTCGCGGGGGAAAAATTGTGGCGTCAGCGCGTGCCATAAATCGACGCGATCGACGGTGTGGGCGATAGCCTGTTTGCCCGGCTCGGCGCGCTTCATGGTGTCGCGCACCGGTGCGGCCAGAATCCCGCCAACCTTGCTTGTTTCGCTCAGGGCCAGCAGACGCGCAAGGTCGTCCTGATGGAGGCACGGACGCGCCGCGTCATGCACCAGCACCCACGGCGCGTTACCGGCGGCCTGAATGCCCGCCAGCACGGAATCGGCGCGCTCGGCGCCACCGTCAACGACGGTAATCTGTGGATGATTTGCCAGCGGCAGCTGCGCAAAGCGCGCATCGCCAGGGCTGATAGCGATAATCACCCGCGTCACCCGTGGGTGCGCCAGCAGCGCCGCCACGGCGTGCTCGAGGATCGTTTTATCGCCAATAGAGAGGTACTGCTTGGGACATTCTGTCTGCATGCGCCGGCCAAAACCTGCGGCCGGCACCACGGCGCATACGTCCGAAAAAGTTACTGCCATGTCGTAATCCTGGGCCTGATTATCGATTGTTTTGTGCTGAGCCCTGATTGCGTTTAGACGCATCCGGAACCAGACGATAAAAGGTTTCGCCCGGCTTAGTCATACTGAGTTCATTACGTGCGCGTTCCTCAATCGCCTCTTGCCCGCCATTGAGGTCATCAATTTCAGCAAAGAGTTGATCGTTTCGCGCCTTAAGTTTGGCGTTTGTTGCCTGCTGAGCCGCGACGTCATCGCTTACCCGGCTATAGTCGTGCAGTCCGTTCTTACCGAACCACAGCGAATATTGCAGCCAGATTAGCAAAGCCAGCAACAGCAGCGTTAGTTTACCCATCCTGCCCCCTGAAAAACGGCATCATCATCCCAAGACTTCCCCAGAGCACTACGCCGGGGTAACAGAGATGCCGCAACATCGCGGGCAAATGTACCACATTTTTTCCGCAGAATCGTCCTGCACAATATCGTTACACAGTTGGTTACGGTTTGAATTATGGCTGAAGTTAGCCCATGAGCCACAAAAATAACAGACCAAACATCAGAACCACCGTCACAATCGTGACCACGGTGCTGTACAGGAGCTTACCGTTGAGCAACGAGTGCAGCGCAATGCCGACGACAACCGCCACGGGCATCAGCGCCAGAAAGAAAGGCCAGGTGTAGAGAAAGAAGAACAGCGTGTTACCGCCGTAGATGAGAAACGGGATACCCAGCGCCAGCAACCATGAGACGAAGCCGATGATGGCCCCAGGAAATGACCAGGTCGTTTCGTCGTCGGTCGCGAGCGGCTCCGACCCGGTGGTGGTGATGTAATGTTCACTGTTGCGCATAGCTAATCCTGTGACCGTGACTCATCGTTCGGGAAGACAGCTCCCGAACGATACCGTCTCA
Protein-coding sequences here:
- the mutS gene encoding DNA mismatch repair protein MutS — protein: MSTIDNFDAHTPMMQQYLKLKAQHPEILLFYRMGDFYELFYDDAKRASQLLDISLTKRGASAGEPIPMAGIPHHAVENYLAKLVNQGESVAICEQIGDPATSKGPVERKVVRIVTPGTISDEALLQERQDNLLAALWQDGKGYGYATLDISSGRFRLSEPADRETMAAELQRTNPAELLYAEDFAEMALIEGRRGLRRRPLWEFEIDTARQQLNLQFGTRDLIGFGVENAPRGLCAAGCLLQYVKDTQRTSLPHIRSITMERQQDSIIMDAATRRNLEITQNLAGGVENTLASVLDSTVTPMGSRMLKRWLHMPIRDTATLVCRQQTIAALQDRYTELQPVLRQVGDLERILARLALRTARPRDLARMRHAFQQLPELRAQLSDVDSAPVQKLRETMGEFTELRELLERAIIDAPPVLVRDGGVIAPGYNEELDEWRALADGATDYLDKLEIRERERLGLDTLKVGYNAVHGYYIQISRGQSHLAPIHYVRRQTLKNAERYIIPELKEYEDKVLTSKGKALALEKQLYDELFDMLMPHLADLQLSASALAELDVLVNLAERAETLNYTCPTFTDKPGIRITEGRHPVVEQVLNEPFIANPLSLSPQRRMLIITGPNMGGKSTYMRQTALIALLAYIGSYVPAQNVEIGPIDRIFTRVGAADDLASGRSTFMVEMTETANILHNATEHSLVLMDEVGRGTSTYDGLSLAWACAESLANKIKAMTLFATHYFELTQLPEKMEGVANVHLDALEHGDTIAFMHTVQDGAASKSYGLAVAALAGVPKEVIKRARQKLRELESLSPNAAATQIDGTQMSLLVPAEETSPAVEALENLDPDSLTPRQALEWIYRLKSLV
- a CDS encoding non-oxidative hydroxyarylic acid decarboxylases subunit D, giving the protein MICPRCADEHIEVMATSPVKGVWTVYQCQHCLYTWRDTEPLRRTSREHYPEAFRMTQKDIDEAPQVPTIPPLL
- a CDS encoding non-oxidative hydroxyarylic acid decarboxylases subunit C; amino-acid sequence: MAFDDLRSFLQALDEQGQLLKIEEEVNAEPDLAAAANATGRIGDGAPALWFDNIRGFTDARVVMNTIGSWQNHAISMGLPANTPVKKQIDEFIRRWDKFPVTPERRANPAWAQNTVDGEDINLFDILPLFRLNDGDGGFYLDKACVVSRDPLDPDHFGKQNVGIYRMEVKGKRKLGLQPVPMHDIALHLHKAEERGEDLPIAITLGNDPIITLMGATPLKYDQSEYEMAGALRESPYPIATAPLTGFDVPWGSEVILEGVIEGRKREIEGPFGEFTGHYSGGRNMTVVRIDKVSYRTKPIFESLYLGMPWTEIDYLMGPATCVPLYQQLKAEFPEVQAVNAMYTHGLLAIISTKKRYGGFARAVGLRAMTTPHGLGYVKMVIVVDEDVDPFNLPQVMWALSSKVNPAGDLVQLPNMSVLELDPGSSPAGITDKLIIDATTPVAPDTRGHYSQPVQDLPETKAWAEKLTAMLAARQ
- a CDS encoding non-oxidative hydroxyarylic acid decarboxylases subunit B, which codes for MRLIVGMTGATGAPLGVALLQALRDMPEVETHLVMSKWAKTTIELETPYTAQDVAALADVVHSPADQAATISSGSFRTDGMIVIPCSMKTLAGIRAGYAEGLVGRAADVVLKEGRKLVLVPRETPLSTIHLENMLALSRMGVAMVPPMPAYYNHPQTADDITQHIVTRVLDQFGLEHKKARRWNGLREAKHFSQENKDGI
- a CDS encoding MarR family winged helix-turn-helix transcriptional regulator, yielding MELRQEAFHLLRQLFQQHTAQWQHALPELTKPQYAVMRSIAEHPGIEQVALTEVAVSTKATLAEMLSRMEARGLVKREHDPADKRRRFVFLTPEGEALLADCKPVGNEVDEAFLGRLSKAEREQFSALIKKMMHD